AAATCCGCCGagaacaaaaaaaaaaaaaacccctaTTAAGAAAAACTCCTTCTAGACCACTATCGTCCTTTTTTTGTTGATCGATAGCAGCTGGAGGCGAAGAACAAACCTCGTCCATGGCATAATTGACTGGAAAAGTCGAAAGGAGACACTACAGCACCGAAGCGACAGTTTTTCATGGACCTGATAATAATGATTTGTTGTGTTTATTATATTTTGTggctttttctcttttctttcgtAGGCCTCAGTTCTATCCCATCAACAGCGCTGTTCTCACCGACAATAACCAGACATGACTGACTATAGAGACCGCCGTGCTTGACCATGTGGATGGCCCTCAAGTGTCCTGAAAACAACGCTGTTTCGTGCCTACGCAACCTGCATCTCATACCGCGCCTTGGGTAAAAACAAAGCGCCCTTTTCCAATACAATATGCAACCATTTACCCATCCTTGTCTTCGTTACCTTCGAGAAGCTCCAAGTGGCAGCCAAACTTGAAACAGGGAGGGCTAGTGTCATTTATTGGCCGAGTAGCCAGCTCCCCTCCATCCTAATCCTTTCATTATGCCCTCGTCCTGAGCTATGTGACCAGTCGCTCGCTCAGTTGTGAGGGCTGCTAGACCGAACCTCCTGCAGTGGCGACGGGGCATTCAGACCCGGCGTCTGGCCCCGGAGGACGGTAGTCGCGGGCGCGCTAGCCGGCGAGCCCCCCCTCCTAGACGCCGTTCTCAGCGCTACGAACCTCAGCGCCTCGAGCCGCTTCTCCTCAAAGACACGGCTGCGCTCACGCTCCCTTTCGATATTTTGCTTGCGCTCGGCCAACTCCTTGTCGACTTCGCTGTACCTCCGTTCCTGTTcggccgccatcctcagctTTCTCTCGTATCTGCCGCAAATCTCGTCCATTTtgcgcgccgccgatgaagagACGAGCTTGGGTGGGGCATCTGGGTGGCGGCGCTTTGCGGAATCGCCGTAAAAGCAGCGGAAAACGACCTTTGTCTGGCTTGTCGTGTCGGTAGCGGTGCCCCATACAAcgacctcatcgccgtcgtaCACTTGGACCCAGTTCTTTGATGGGCTTGTGGGGTTCTTGCAGTCATGTGAAAGAAGTTCGGCACCATTGAGCAAGATTCCATTCGTTGCTTTTGTCGATAGGTAAAAGGCGAATCCTGCGCCGTCCGGATACTTGTCCCATGGATGCTTGTTCAGATCCTTGGAGGGATCGTAGCCGTCCTTCCACAGCAGGATCTTCAGAGCATATTTGGGTATTTTGATCTCTGTCTTGGGCTCGTAAATTGCTGTGTTGGATGGTCCTCGGCCCCACGACATCAGCGAGATCCTCACGGGAACGCAGATCCCAGAGACCACGGAATCAGGGGCTGACTCAAGTACGGCAATAGCCCGTTTCGGCCCGTCATCGGAAATGGGCACAACAATCTTTTGGGGTTCTGGCGGTAGAGTGTCGGGAAGCGAATCTTCTTCGGGCAGGGGAGCCGTGGAGGGAATGTCCCACTCCGTGCCCTCCAGCACTTTCCTGTCATCTCGCTTCAGCAGCGCCCGGTTTGTCTCATCGGCGGTTGGTTGGCTCTCGGTGTGCATGGCGGGCACGCCGTTGTTCGGTGGAAAGTACTTGAAAGCTAGCTCCCACAGTGGGGATTTTGCTGGGCCAAACTCCTCTCCCCGGCTTCGTGCTGCCTTTTTGAACATCTCGTACTGTAGCTGTGTCATCTCGGGGTAGCGGAGGTGCCATGTGCTGAGGTCCTTCCCCCAGAAGTGCATCTTGTTGAAGGGCCCATCGATTTGGCGTCCTGATTCCAGCCTTTTGATCTGTGGAACAGAGGCAACGAGCTTGTACTCCTCCATTTCCTCTTCTGCCAAAGCATCGAGGTTGCCCTCTGACTTGAGGCGTTTGAAAATGGGCTTctccctcggccgcggctcGAACTCATCGCTCGTATCGACCGATGCTGGTTTCCGTTTACTAGCGTTGTAGAACGTCCCGTTGACTTGGGATGTGGCCGCGGACTTCATCTGCAGATCGCTGCCGAAATCGGTTGCACCCAGACTTTGAGAAGCGACATTTTCGACCAGACTACGCAGCTGATCCGCTGACTGGCCGTTAACGGCTGAGACGGAAAGTCGAGCACCGCCGCTGCTCCCTGACTTTCTACCGATGATTGTTGAAGCGTCTTCCGACTCGTAGCTGTCCCCAATCTCTATCCCAGTGCTTTCATGGCCTAAAACGCCCGAATCGGCCACGGGGAGGTTGAGCCGTTCTGCCGCGATTGCGCCCCTGCTGCCCACAGCAGAGATGTTGACCTCTCCAAAGAGCCTTGGACCAGCAACACTATGCCCGGACGGCCCGAAAGTGCCATTCTCTATTTCTGAATCTTCCTCGATGAAGTCGTTGACGATGTCATCCGCACTTTCATCGAACGGTAGCTCCGTGTCGGCGAGATGCCGCGACTGTCCCTCCTCCAGACTAAGCTGAGATGCGTTTACTTGCAAcgcttcgtcttcgtcagtAATCTCGTCGAATGACTGATCAACGCTTTGCGAAGGCTTCAGTCTGTGAACGCCTAGCCAGGGATGCGCCTGAAGTTCCCTAACCGTTGCGCGACATTCCGGCCGTTTCTCCAGCATATCGCAAAGGAAGTCGATGCCCTGCGGCGAGATCCCCTGTTGCTCCAGCGGGAGCGTATCAAGAGGTTTCGTCATGATGGTGTGGAGTAACTCAGAATAGCTGACACCATTCTTAACGGGGTATGGCGGATTACCGGTGAGCGCGTAGAAAAGCACACCGCCGAGAGACCAGACATCAACGGCGTGGTCATATCTTTGTCCAACTGCTGCCCGCTTTGCCCTATTCCGCGGGTTTCGATAGCCGTTATCATCGTATTCGGCGTACTCGGAGTACACTTCTGGGGCGCAGTACAGTAAGGTGCCGCAAAACGTTCTGAGGAACGTCTGCTCGTTGTCGACCATTTTGGAGAGGCCGAAGTCCGTCAACTTGACATCAAAAGGATTGAGTGAGGAGATAAGGATATTGTCAGGTTTGACGTCTCGATGCGTTATGTGGTTTTCGTGCAGATGAGCCAAGGCACTCAGCAACTGAGCCGCCATTTGCTTGACCGACACCTCTTGCAAGGGTCCACGGCTATTGATAAGCTtgccgagatcgccgccgccgacaaactccatgatgatgatgaagagcCGATTGTCCCAGTCGAAATGCTCAATATATCGGACGATGTTGGGCTTTGCCGGGTCAGCGGTTAGAACATAGAAACGAAACGTGGGCACCGTGGCGAGCTTACATGTTGAACCCTTTGCATGATCCTCATCTCGTTTTCCACCTTTTGATCTAGGATACCGTTCTTGATGAACCGCCGCTTCTccagctccttggcggcgtaCGGGACCCCGTCAAACTTAGACGTGACCTTGTAAACAACCGCAAAGGCGCCCTTGCCAATCTGGCCGACACGGTTGTACTTCCCAGAACCATCCCAGTCCCTCGGGAACCGGTCGACGTTATCCTGTGTGGTCCCGGATGGTAGCGCTATTCGCCGCGTGGTGGCGGTTGGCGGTCTCCTAGGGGCAGCAAACAAATCGACCTGGCAGGTTTAGTTTCTGGCGCTCAGCAATGCAGAAAGGGTGTAACTCACATGACCACCCGGACCCGGCACCACCGTCTCGTTGTGGTTCACACGCAGAGTCTCGAGCTTGGCAAAGTACTGCTGTAGCTTTCCTGTGTATGCCATTTCGTATTCGCCCACGCGCTTTGGTATACGAACCAAGAATTCCAAGTCGTGCTGCTCATTGTGCATCAAGACTTTGACCTTGGAGCCATGACTGAGCACCCTCTTCGTGTCGCACTTGTCGTTTGCGTTCTTGGGCTTTGCGCGCAACAGGGTCCCTTCGACAAAGGTACCGTTGGTCGACTGATCCTCCAGCATTACGACGCCATACTCATTGACATAGATACGGAAGTGAATGTTGCTGAGGCGCTTCATGGGGTCGTTGGCGAAGCAAATGTCGCACCGCGAGACGTTACGGCCGAACATGAAGCCATGGAGCGGGTCCTTGGTCTTAGCAGACAGGCGTAGTATGATGGCGTGCTCGATGTTGGGCGGCGTCAGCTGGAACTGGTCGGCCCTGTCCTCCTGCTCATAGTCTGGCTCCACGGCGTCTGCCTCTTCCCTACCGACGACATGTTGCGAGTGTTCGCGGGCTATTCGGTGGACTTCGCGACGGGCGAATTCGGAGTGGGGGTAGAGGATGCAGATGATGTCGGATATATCTTCGTCAGAGAAGCCAGAGTTTTGCTTGCCTACACGGCGCGGATCGAGGACGTTTTGGGTAGCTAAGGCACAAAGATTAGTCTCTGGGTTGTTGTGTGCCTTGGGCTCGTGCAACCGACTCCGAGATGGGACGGACGAGCATACCTTGGGTGGGCTGCGACCCATCGCCCTCCATTGGGACAGCCGAAGGAGCAGAGAAGCTCGCAAAGCTCGTCTAGGCTGCCGTCTTGGACCTTGGGCCGGTAACAATCGGCCGGCGTAAGGAAGGGAGCGGTTCAAGATGCGCGTGTCCAGAATAGGGAGTTTCGCGGCTGGATTGAGAAAAGCTGGCAATGCATTTATTGGATGTTGGCTAAAGtaacggcgtcggcgtcgttcTCGAACAAATCTTGTAAACTGAGGGTGAGATGGTATCGCTATTCGGGGTTTTCTTACAtcccccttttttcttcttctgttcttttcttcccgTTGCTCTTTGCGGCAAAGGGTTGTTTTGGGGACGTCTCGTTCCACGATTCTCGGTATTTGATGTGTGCGTGAGAGGGCTATGGTGTATGGTTGCGCCGCAGTTCGCCAGTAGCTCAATTTttggaggaggccaaggtgCTTCGGCTTTGGCACTGAGTTGGATCGGCAAATTCGCTGCGCATCTGGGAAAGGTGGAGGGGTTGGTTGTATGTATGAAcgtatgtatgtatgtatgcgagtcgatcaccccCGGTCACCCAGCAACGTCTCTGTTCTTTATAAATCAAGGATGCAAGGACGTCATGCAGACAAATGATGTGGGTTAGAGGGTAGGGGTACACAACAATCAGGCGGGGACCGAAAAAAGACCGCGATCGAGGCGCGCgtgcgcgcgtgtgtgtgtataattgtgtgtgtatatgtgagtgagtgagtgtgtgtgctTGTGTGTGG
This sequence is a window from Colletotrichum higginsianum IMI 349063 chromosome 8, whole genome shotgun sequence. Protein-coding genes within it:
- a CDS encoding Meiosis-specific serine threonine-protein kinase mek1; this translates as MEGDGSQPTQATQNVLDPRRVGKQNSGFSDEDISDIICILYPHSEFARREVHRIAREHSQHVVGREEADAVEPDYEQEDRADQFQLTPPNIEHAIILRLSAKTKDPLHGFMFGRNVSRCDICFANDPMKRLSNIHFRIYVNEYGVVMLEDQSTNGTFVEGTLLRAKPKNANDKCDTKRVLSHGSKVKVLMHNEQHDLEFLVRIPKRVGEYEMAYTGKLQQYFAKLETLRVNHNETVVPGPGGHVDLFAAPRRPPTATTRRIALPSGTTQDNVDRFPRDWDGSGKYNRVGQIGKGAFAVVYKVTSKFDGVPYAAKELEKRRFIKNGILDQKVENEMRIMQRVQHPNIVRYIEHFDWDNRLFIIIMEFVGGGDLGKLINSRGPLQEVSVKQMAAQLLSALAHLHENHITHRDVKPDNILISSLNPFDVKLTDFGLSKMVDNEQTFLRTFCGTLLYCAPEVYSEYAEYDDNGYRNPRNRAKRAAVGQRYDHAVDVWSLGGVLFYALTGNPPYPVKNGVSYSELLHTIMTKPLDTLPLEQQGISPQGIDFLCDMLEKRPECRATVRELQAHPWLGVHRLKPSQSVDQSFDEITDEDEALQVNASQLSLEEGQSRHLADTELPFDESADDIVNDFIEEDSEIENGTFGPSGHSVAGPRLFGEVNISAVGSRGAIAAERLNLPVADSGVLGHESTGIEIGDSYESEDASTIIGRKSGSSGGARLSVSAVNGQSADQLRSLVENVASQSLGATDFGSDLQMKSAATSQVNGTFYNASKRKPASVDTSDEFEPRPREKPIFKRLKSEGNLDALAEEEMEEYKLVASVPQIKRLESGRQIDGPFNKMHFWGKDLSTWHLRYPEMTQLQYEMFKKAARSRGEEFGPAKSPLWELAFKYFPPNNGVPAMHTESQPTADETNRALLKRDDRKVLEGTEWDIPSTAPLPEEDSLPDTLPPEPQKIVVPISDDGPKRAIAVLESAPDSVVSGICVPVRISLMSWGRGPSNTAIYEPKTEIKIPKYALKILLWKDGYDPSKDLNKHPWDKYPDGAGFAFYLSTKATNGILLNGAELLSHDCKNPTSPSKNWVQVYDGDEVVVWGTATDTTSQTKVVFRCFYGDSAKRRHPDAPPKLVSSSAARKMDEICGRYERKLRMAAEQERRYSEVDKELAERKQNIERERERSRVFEEKRLEALRFVALRTASRRGGSPASAPATTVLRGQTPGLNAPSPLQEVRSSSPHN